Below is a genomic region from candidate division KSB1 bacterium.
TTGAATAAACAATTGCGGCCGAATGCCAGGTTCAGGGTTTTCGCTTGAAGCGAAATCCAGGATTCCCCATTCAGCTGAGATTTTCGTTTCCCTGACCACCATACCAAAATTGCTGTCGGGATGATTGATCCAAAATTGACATAACTCCAAAATATTCCAATTATGCCAGGTTTTTGCATTATGAGTTGGTGTAAAAACGATGGAATCCTGCAACACAGCAGATCTGTCAATCGGTATTCCATCCGCTCCGGGGATGGCCCATGATTGATTATCCAACATTGCATATTGCCAGTTTGTTTCACCGGAAACCGCTGGGCGTCCATCCAGACCGCCGGGATCCAGCCCTGTTCCTTCTCCCCAGGGACGATTTAATTTATAGATTGCCAGGGTTTTATTACCTGTCTGTTGAGTTCGCCTGGCATAAAAATACAGAGATAAAAAAGCTGAGTCAATTTGGGTAGATGAATGTATAGAACTAAGATCAAATCGAATAAGGGTATGTTTGGCATCGGTCAAACCACCATTGCCGGTAGCTTCAAGAAGGGGCTCGTTACCCGTATTCCAACCTGGTTTATCGGCAAATATATGTACGTCACTACAGCCCAAATAGCCGTTCAGACCATCTTGAAAAAGAAAAGCACTTTGACCATAAATCTGTGAATCAAAAGAAAGTAATAGAAGTAGGCAGGAGAAATATCCAGTTAGATAGCCAGGTCTCATTACAAGTTTGCACGGAATTTTGATAATATTAATATCATCAGAAACTTAAACCGAGAGAAAACACATGCACACTATCCAACCTTTCCATATTGCGAAATGCATAATCGGCGCGAATTTCAGCATTCCGAAATAGCATTTTGGATTTTGTACCAATCCCGAATGACAATCCTCCTTCGGCTTCATCCAAAAATAATGACTGATATCCACCCCTGAGGAAAAAGAAATCCCGAAATCCGATTTCTGTTCCAATGTTCAAACTTTCATAATTGTCACTAGGGTGGAGTGCATCAATTGCAATTATCCACTGGTAATCTCCTCGAGCCATCAAATTTGTAGATACCCCAAATTGAAATAAAATCGGTAAGTGCCAGGAATCCAATTCGATGTTTTGCGGAATTCGCTCATTTGAGCCCAACTTCGATTCATCGATCCGGCCAAAGAGCCTGGTATCACGGCCGGAGAGTTGCATTTTAGTTCCAAAATTCGAAATAGACGCGCCTATGATCATGCCTCCAAACAAATCAGTCCTGAAAGTGGTTCCCGCGTCCAGGGCAAATCCTGTAGCGCTTTCATGCCAGATATTTTGTTGAATAAATTTTGCCGTAAGACCAATCGAAAAACGATTTGTTAATTGTCTGGCGTAAGAAACAGCGGCGGCAATATCGCCGGCTTTAAAAAATTCACCCGTGCCATCTGGCATTTCCACGGTTCTCACCGCCATATCATCCATGGTCAGGGCAGTGAAGCTAAATCCCAAACTGCCAAAATTTCCCATATTCACAACGATGCCCAAGAAATCGAAATTGGTGCCTGCTATCCAACGCGTATGGAGCGCTACAACATCATTGCCAGCCAGCCTTGTAATTCCTGCAGGATTCCAATAGAGCGCAGTAGCATCATTCGCTATACTCACGTTAGCGCCGCCCATTGCAACACCCCGCGCCCCGATGGCAATCTCTAAGAATGTCGCAACAGAAGTTCCAGATTTTGAAACATCCGTAATGAAACCCTGTCCAAACAATGAGTTTGAAAAAAAGCAACAAATGCATAAAATCAATAATTGTCTATACATATTTTCCTTTTAGAACCTTCTAAAAAATAACTTTCTGCTGTCATTTCGAGGAGTTTACGACGAGAAATCTTATGATCACATTCCGAATATGATTTGTTCGAAGACAAGATTTCTCCTCGCTTCGCATCGTCGAAATGACATTCTGTTTATTTATCAGAAGTTTCCTTATAATTATGCAGCTATTTTATAATTGCAAACTTGCCAATTTTAGAACCGATTTTCGGAGCGTCCACATGGAAAACATAGACGCCGTAAGCTATATCCATACCATCTTTCGAGACCAGGTTCCAGGCTTCCTGTCCATTGCTAAATGCACTTTTATGCTCCAACGTTTGCACCAGGCGCCCTGCCATCGTATAAATCCGAATAATGCATTCATTCGGTAAATTAATAAAGTAAATTCGCCTTACTCCACGCCCGATACTTGCAGTTTGGGGTTCCCAGGATGCAGCTCCAACATAAGGATTGGGTACCACAGCAATGTCATTTAATTCTGATTTTGCAACTTCCTGATCGAATGAAGGCGCTTTTGTAGAAAATTCAAAATACTCTCCTGAGCGAAAAGGTTTTTTGATAACTACTCTAAAAACATCACCAGGTTGTGGAGTTCTTTGTTCTGTCTGGGTTATGGTTGTGTCCTCGATGAAAGTGACAGACCATCCAACTCTTAAATTTGAAAAAGAAGTTGCGGGTTCTCCTAATGCATTCCCGGAAACGAAAAAAATCGCATCCGGAGCATTGAATAATTCATCAGAGTTGACGTCTCTGAAGATGAACTGGAAATTGTCGATGCCCTCGGTGGTATTTCGGACAACTATATTTGAAGCCTGTGGCTTGCTAAATCCTGTTGCAGGAAACGACATATCCCCTTCCCCGGCTTCCAAAAATGTTATTTCAAAATCTGCCGGATATGGCACTCGCTTTGAATTATACGCCGGTGCAAATCGTGAATCAAATCCAACCCGGACGATATAATTACTATCCCCATTTTTCCAACCGGTCTCATCATTATCAATTACGACATTTGCGTCATTATCAATGTCGA
It encodes:
- a CDS encoding PorV/PorQ family protein encodes the protein MYRQLLILCICCFFSNSLFGQGFITDVSKSGTSVATFLEIAIGARGVAMGGANVSIANDATALYWNPAGITRLAGNDVVALHTRWIAGTNFDFLGIVVNMGNFGSLGFSFTALTMDDMAVRTVEMPDGTGEFFKAGDIAAAVSYARQLTNRFSIGLTAKFIQQNIWHESATGFALDAGTTFRTDLFGGMIIGASISNFGTKMQLSGRDTRLFGRIDESKLGSNERIPQNIELDSWHLPILFQFGVSTNLMARGDYQWIIAIDALHPSDNYESLNIGTEIGFRDFFFLRGGYQSLFLDEAEGGLSFGIGTKSKMLFRNAEIRADYAFRNMERLDSVHVFSLGLSF